In Elaeis guineensis isolate ETL-2024a chromosome 1, EG11, whole genome shotgun sequence, a genomic segment contains:
- the LOC105039093 gene encoding uncharacterized protein, with product MLFVAFACLRIKKTQASLLPLLSSALRPLFFHLPRANAFRHAPCSSSLHPSSLSTTSSSNAAPRISTSHRDRSTNPDVARANYLITYLSSQGKMADARQLFDRTPQRDVISWTAMISGYIRCGMLREARNLFDRPDAKKNVVTWTALLSGYVRSKRIEEAEKLFEHMPEKNVISWNTMVSAYAENGLIDKAYDLFMKMPTRNVVSWNTIITALAQSGRVDEAYKLFRQMPERDVISWTAMIAGLSQNGSVDEARNIFDQMPERNVVSWNAMISGYAQSRRLGEALDLFEKMPSRDIPSWNTMITGFIQNGNLKLAQELFDKMDERNVVTWTTMITGYIQEGQNEMALKIFSEMLAAGIKPNQGTFVSVLDAVSNIAALHEGMQIHQMISKTIFQFDPLVGSSLISMYSKCGEIGIARKVLDLLPQKDLVSWNGIIAAYAHHGNGREAVQLFEEMKRNGFKPNDVTYVGLLSACSHSGLVVEGLKIFRSLIKDGSIQVREEHYACLIDLCGRAGRLEEAASLIKELKVKPSSACVWGALLGGCNVHGDVKIGKLAAKKLLEAEPNNAGTYTLLSNICASAGRWKEAARIRLKMKDRGLKKQPGCSWIEVGDKVHVFVVRDKSHSQTESIYGLLQDLHHKMKMAGYVPTMDLQ from the coding sequence ATGTTATTCGTAGCTTTTGCTTGCCTTCGTATTAAGAAAACCCAGGCATCACTCTTACCTCTTCTCTCCTCTGCCCTCCGCCCTCTCTTCTTCCACCTTCCCCGCGCCAACGCCTTCCGCCACGCCCCCTGCTCTTCTTCTCTCCATCCATCCTCGCTCTCCACCACCTCCTCCAGCAATGCGGCCCCGCGCATCTCCACGTCCCATCGAGACCGAAGCACTAATCCGGATGTGGCCCGCGCCAATTACCTGATCACCTACCTCAGCAGCCAGGGCAAGATGGCTGACGCACGCCAGTTGTTCGACCGAACGCCCCAGCGAGACGTCATCTCCTGGACCGCCATGATCTCCGGGTACATCCGGTGCGGTATGCTCCGTGAGGCCCGCAATCTCTTCGACCGCCCCGATGCCAAGAAGAACGTTGTCACATGGACCGCCTTGCTCTCTGGGTATGTGCGGTCGAAGCGGATCGAAGAAGCCGAGAAGCTCTTCGAGCATATGCCGGAGAAGAATGTGATCTCTTGGAACACCATGGTATCCGCGTATGCTGAGAATGGACTCATCGACAAGGCCTATGATTTGTTCATGAAAATGCCCACAAGAAATGTGGTGTCTTGGAACACAATTATCACTGCCCTGGCTCAGTCAGGGAGGGTCGACGAGGCTTATAAGCTCTTTCGCCAGATGCCTGAGAGGGATGTGATCTCGTGGACAGCAATGATCGCAGGGTTGTCACAGAACGGGAGTGTTGATGAGGCTCGCAACATTTTCGATCAAATGCCGGAGAGAAATGTGGTCTCCTGGAACGCCATGATATCGGGCTATGCCCAAAGTCGAAGGCTTGGTGAAGCTCTAGATCTCTTCGAGAAGATGCCTAGTAGAGATATTCCTTCTTGGAACACGATGATCACGGGATTTATACAAAATGGAAATTTGAAGCTAGCTCAGGAATTATTCGATAAAATGGACGAAAGAAATGTAGTCACTTGGACTACAATGATAACAGGCTACATCCAGGAAGGGCAGAATGAGATGGCTTTGAAGATCTTCTCTGAAATGCTGGCCGCTGGTATTAAGCCAAATCAAGGAACTTTCGTGAGTGTTCTGGACGCTGTTAGCAACATAGCAGCACTCCATGAAGGAATGCAGATCCATCAGATGATAAGCAAAACCATCTTTCAATTTGACCCCCTCGTCGGATCTTCTCTCATAAGCATGTACTCAAAGTGCGGTGAAATCGGTATAGCTAGAAAGGTGTTAGACCTGTTACCCCAGAAGGACTTGGTGTCTTGGAATGGAATAATTGCTGCATATGCCCACCACGGCAATGGCAGGGAAGCGGTCCAGCTGTTTGAAGAGATGAAAAGAAATGGATTCAAACCTAATGATGTGACCTATGTGGGGTTGCTCTCCGCTTGTAGCCACTCGGGTTTGGTCGTCGAGGGGCTTAAGATTTTCAGGTCTCTGATAAAAGATGGATCGATCCAAGTGCGAGAAGAGCATTACGCTTGTTTGATAGATCTTTGTGGCCGAGCCGGACGGCTCGAGGAAGCTGCAAGTCTTATCAAGGAGCTTAAAGTTAAACCTTCATCTGCTTGCGTGTGGGGAGCGCTTCTTGGTGGTTGTAATGTTCATGGGGATGTGAAGATCGGGAAGTTGGCAGCAAAGAAGCTATTGGAGGCGGAGCCTAACAATGCTGGGACTTACACATTGTTATCCAACATCTGTGCATCGGCTGGGAGATGGAAGGAAGCAGCAAGGATTAGGCTAAAGATGAAGGATAGGGGACTCAAGAAGCAACCAGGATGCAGTTGGATTGAGGTGGGCGATAAGGTTCATGTCTTTGTGGTGCGTGACAAGTCTCACAGCCAGACTGAATCGATCTATGGTCTGTTGCAAGATCTTCACCACAAGATGAAGATGGCAGGGTACGTGCCCACCATGGATTTACAGTAG